The nucleotide sequence AAAAATGGAATCTAAAAAAAAGAAGCGTTCAAAAACGAACAGCAGCCGCGAACCCTTACAGTCTTATTTGAACGAAATCTCGGCCATTCCCCTATTGACCATAGCAGAAGAAAAGGAACTGGGCTCCCGCGCTCAACGCGGCGAAGAACTGGCAATTCAAACGCTTGTGGCATCCAATCTGCGTTTTGTTGTGAAAGTTGCAAAAAGGTATCGTGCTTTTGGAGTTCCCTTTCTAGATTTGATCAATGAAGGGAATCTTGGCTTGATGCAGGCAGCAAAGCGCTTCGATCCCGCCAGAAACATCCGTTTTATCTCCTATGCAGTATGGTGGATCCGCCAATCTATGCTGGACCTTTTGTCGAGAATGGGACATCCATTTCGATTGCCGGTAAAGGTGCACAATACGCTTTACAAAATCGGCATCACGACCTCCGTGTTAACAAATGATGCTCATGAAAAACCGACGATTCAGGCTGTGGCAGATGGGATAGGACTTAGTGTCGAGGACGTTACGGATATTTTAAAGATTTGCGGAGAGCCGGTGTCGTTGGATCAGCCTTTAAAAGACGGCGAGCAAACCTTTCAAAACATTTTGCCCGAGGTCAATGGCGCAAAAGCTTATGAAGGTTTGATGCAGGATGCAAGGAAACACGACCTGAAAGAGATACTGGGTGATCTTCGCGAGAAAGAGCGACAGGTGATTAGTTTGCGCTTTGGTCTGGATCACGAAAAATGTTACACGTTGAAGGTTATTGGAGAAATCATCGGTGTCTCCCGCGAAAGAGTGCGTCAAATCCAGGAAAAAGCTCTCGCAAAGCTACGAAATAACTCCAAAGCGAGATCGCTATTCGTCGAGGCCCTTTCCGCTTAAAACTCTACCCAATTTTCAACTCGAAGATGAGTGAGATTCAAATGCAGGCGGTTTCGTGTATCCTAAGCTTTAGGAGGTAGATATGGGTCAAGAACAGGAAAATGTGACTAAACTTCAACACGCTTACAAACAATGGAACGATACGCGTGGCGCGAGCATTCAAACTTGGATGGATTTGATGTCAGAGGACGTGCGATTTCGATCGCTTGCAGGTGGGGCCGCTCCGATGGAGTTTACTCTTGAGTGCTGTTCCAAACAGGATTTGGAACGATACTTCCAGGGTCTGGGAGCGGATTGGGAAATGATTCATTGAGACGCCGAAAGCAGATTTCTTCACCTTTAGAAACGGAAAAATTGCAGATTTCTTCGAATTCTACGATACAGCGAAAGCTTTTGCCGGAGCGTTGCCGTAGCGATTACTCTTTTTTACCCGCAGACTTCAGCTTAACGCTTCAAGTGTTAAGATGTAATTCCTAAACACGGGAGATTTCGATGAGATACTGCTTTCAGCTTCTGGTCATGACTATTTTCACTCTATGCGGAACTTGGGTGCAAGGTACGGAATTCGGCTATTCAGGAGACATCGGCCCGGGATACTGGGGTGAACTCGACCCTTCCTGGATAGCCTGCAGCACCGATTTGCGGCAAACGCCAATCGACATCTCTCGAGCCACACTGGATAATGCACTCAAGTCGCTTGATCTCGAACTGCGTGATACTGAAATCGAATTAATCAACAACGGTCATACCATCGAGCAGGAATACGAACCCGGCAGCACTCTAAGTTTGAACGGAGTCATCTACGACCTCCTGCAATTCCACTTCCATACCTTTTCGGAACACACCGTTCGGGGAGTTCGGTATCCAATGGAAATGCATGCTGTTTTCAGAAATCCGGAAACCGGCAACCTGGCTGTGCTTGGAACGTTCTTCAGAATCGGAGGCGAGAACAAATTCCTGTCGGAGTTTGACGACCATTTACCACAAAAGGACGGAGATCACTTCACCTCCGAACATCACATAAACATAGCCGATGCCCTGACGGAAACATCTTCCTACTACACTTACGATGGTTCACTCACCACGCCTCCCTGCTCCCCAATTGTGACGTGGTTCGTACTCAAAGAGGCTGCCACAATATCCGAAGAACAGTTCCATTCATTCCAAAACATCATGGGCAATAACTTCCGTCCACTGCAACCTCGCAACGATCGAGTAATCCGCACAACCGCCAAAGGAGGAGTACATAAAGGCCAGTAGTTCGTTACGCGTTCGACTCTCATGCACCAAACGCATTTTCTTA is from bacterium and encodes:
- a CDS encoding RNA polymerase sigma factor RpoD/SigA translates to KMESKKKKRSKTNSSREPLQSYLNEISAIPLLTIAEEKELGSRAQRGEELAIQTLVASNLRFVVKVAKRYRAFGVPFLDLINEGNLGLMQAAKRFDPARNIRFISYAVWWIRQSMLDLLSRMGHPFRLPVKVHNTLYKIGITTSVLTNDAHEKPTIQAVADGIGLSVEDVTDILKICGEPVSLDQPLKDGEQTFQNILPEVNGAKAYEGLMQDARKHDLKEILGDLREKERQVISLRFGLDHEKCYTLKVIGEIIGVSRERVRQIQEKALAKLRNNSKARSLFVEALSA
- a CDS encoding carbonic anhydrase family protein, translated to MRYCFQLLVMTIFTLCGTWVQGTEFGYSGDIGPGYWGELDPSWIACSTDLRQTPIDISRATLDNALKSLDLELRDTEIELINNGHTIEQEYEPGSTLSLNGVIYDLLQFHFHTFSEHTVRGVRYPMEMHAVFRNPETGNLAVLGTFFRIGGENKFLSEFDDHLPQKDGDHFTSEHHINIADALTETSSYYTYDGSLTTPPCSPIVTWFVLKEAATISEEQFHSFQNIMGNNFRPLQPRNDRVIRTTAKGGVHKGQ